Genomic segment of Gloeocapsa sp. PCC 7428:
AATATACACCTGATTTAAGATTTGTTGCATTACTGCAAAGTCGTCATGATTGCCAGCTATCCAATAAGTAGGCTTGGCAAGCAGACTCAGTAAGTGCTGCAAACGCTCATAAGATGCAGCTGTTCCATCTTGTGATAAATCTCCTGTAACCAATAGCAAGTCTATTTGATTTTGTAAACACAGCAGCCGTTCAACAACCGCTTGAAACGATTGTGTTGTATTAATTCCCAGTAACTCTTGCTTCTCATCTGCAAACAGATGGATGTCTGTAACTTGAGCGATAGATAAGGGATGATTCATTTTTACAGACGCCGAGTTTTGTCCACAACTGCTGTATCTCTAACAGCAACATATTTCATCTTGAGTACAAGTAAAATAACAGAGCAAGTTACAGCACAACTTCCTAGGTACAGACTATTCCTGTATTTTTGAAACGTTAAGTTGGAAAGATGTACAAAATCTAGAGTGCTTCTTTATACTAGCGGTAAACGTAAAGATAATTTGCGATCTTTAACGAGTTTATTTGTGATCTCAGTCACAAATCATCGGCAAGATAACTTTGAATCGAGATGCCACGCACGCGATCTGTTGCTATTAGTGCTATATTAATTTAATGAAAATTGTGCGCTGCCTGTAACATAGTTAAAGATAAGTGACTATAGCAGCAATCTTGTTATCGGCTGATAGTTTTGGCGGCATAGCCAAGTGGTAAGGCAGAGGTCTGCAAAACCTTTATCCCCCAGTTCGAATCTGGGTGCCGCCTTGTAATTAAGAGCGAGTCCTATCATATTTTTCTCCGGACGTCTTGCGCTGTTATCGTTGAATACACAATAGTTCTAAACGTAAAAATATGACTTGATTTTTATAGACGACCGGTCTATTATAAAGGTATGGGCAAAGATACGACAAAAATCGCTCTTCTCAAGACAGGTGCGCGCTTTCTTAAAGAAAAGGGATACAACCACACTGGGATACAGGAAGTCTTGCAAGCAACAGGAGTACCCAAAGGTTCGTTTTACTATTACTTTAAAAGCAAGGAGGACTTTGGATTAGAGATTATTGAAAATGATGCCCGCGAACACAACCGATTTTTGGACAAGTATCTTAAAGATGAGACAATTTCTCCTTTAACTCGCTTGCAGCGCTATTTTGAAGCAAAATACGAAGAATTTGCGTCGTTACAATGTCGTGAAGGTTGTTTATTAGGTAATCTTGGTCAAGAGTTAGCGGACCAAAATGAAAGGTTCCGTTTGCGCTTAGAGGCGATTTTTGCCGAATGGCGCGATCGCTACATTGATTGTTTACAGCAAGCCCAAGCTATCGGAGAACTCTCACCCGATTTAGACGTACATATTCTCGCTGATTTCTGCTTAAACAGTTGGGAAGGCGCATTACAACAGATGAAAGTCACTAAAAGCCCTGCCCCTCTACAAACTTTCATGAGTGTGATGTTTGATGTCGTTCTCAAGCGTTGAAAGTTCGATTTTGCTGAAGATGTATTGCAAAGTAGTAGACCAGTCTACTAATAGGCTTACCTATTGCAATCAGTTAAGAAATAAACGGTTTTAGAGGAAAATTACGATGACGAATAAAAGAATTCTAATTGCGGTCACTAGCCATGAGGAACTTGGCAATACAGGGAAAAAGACAGGCTTTTATCTTTCTGAGGTGACGCATCCTTACGATGTCTTCACGCGCGCAGGCTACGACGTTGACTTTGTTAGCCCCAAAGGTGGAAAAGCACCGATGGACGGCGTGCAACTTGAAGATCCTATCAACAAAGCATTTCTAGATGACCCTGACAAGGTAAAACAAGTTGAAAACACGCTGCAACCGTCGCAAGTCGATCCGACTCAATACGACGCTATTTTTTATGCAGGTGGTCATGGGACAATGTGGGATTTTCCTAACAATGAACAACTTGCCCAAATCGCGGCAAACATTTATGAACAAGGCGGTGTTGTCGGTGCCGTTTGTCACGGACCTGCGGGACTACTCAATATCAAGCTTGCGAATGGCGAGTATCTCATCAAAGGTAAAACCGTGTCTGGGTTCACAAACGAAGAAGAAGCCGCAGTGGAACTGACTGAAGCCGTGCCATTTTTACTCGAATCAACATTGAAAGAAAGAGGCGCAGAATTTACGAAAGCACCCAAATTTGAAGCACACGTTGTGAAAAGCGATCGCCTCGTCACAGGACAAAACCCCGCTTCCGCCGCAGGCGTCGCCGAACAAATGTTGCAATTAATCGAAAACCGCGCTGCAACTGCCTCACCCGCCACAGTCTAAACAGCATCAGCGGTATAAGCGTTTAGTAGAACGTCAAGATGTAGACTGCAAGCAATTAGCCAACTACCCTTTGTCCCTGACCTCCATACTACATACACCACAAAAAGCGCTCTCTTCAAGAGGGCGCTAAATCAGGTATGTAGATTTACGAGTGATTAACCACTAATTGTGGGTGCCGTAAAAGCGACAGGAACAGGTGTACCCGTAGCCAAATCTAGCGGGAAGTTGTGCGCATTGCGTTCGTGCATTACTTCGATTCCCAAGTTGGCGCGGTTTAAGACATCCGCCCAGGTTGCAACAACACGACCTTGCGAGTCAATCACCGATTGGTTAAAGTTGAACCCGTTGAGGTTGAACGCCATTGTGCTGATGCCCAACGAGGTGAACCAGATGCCAATGACTGGCCATGCTCCTAAGAAAAAGTGGAGCGATCGCGAATTATTAAAACTCGCATACTGCCAAATCAACCGTCCAAAGTAGCCATGCGCTGCGACAATGCTGTAAGTTTCTGCTTCTTGCCCAAACTTATAACCCAAATTTTGCGATTCGATTTCGGTCGTTTCCCGAATCAGCGAGGAAGTGACTAACGAACCGTGCATTGCACAGAACAACGCACCGCCAAACACC
This window contains:
- a CDS encoding TetR/AcrR family transcriptional regulator, whose translation is MGKDTTKIALLKTGARFLKEKGYNHTGIQEVLQATGVPKGSFYYYFKSKEDFGLEIIENDAREHNRFLDKYLKDETISPLTRLQRYFEAKYEEFASLQCREGCLLGNLGQELADQNERFRLRLEAIFAEWRDRYIDCLQQAQAIGELSPDLDVHILADFCLNSWEGALQQMKVTKSPAPLQTFMSVMFDVVLKR
- a CDS encoding type 1 glutamine amidotransferase domain-containing protein; the encoded protein is MTNKRILIAVTSHEELGNTGKKTGFYLSEVTHPYDVFTRAGYDVDFVSPKGGKAPMDGVQLEDPINKAFLDDPDKVKQVENTLQPSQVDPTQYDAIFYAGGHGTMWDFPNNEQLAQIAANIYEQGGVVGAVCHGPAGLLNIKLANGEYLIKGKTVSGFTNEEEAAVELTEAVPFLLESTLKERGAEFTKAPKFEAHVVKSDRLVTGQNPASAAGVAEQMLQLIENRAATASPATV